The nucleotide sequence ACGGCGCGCGAGAAGGAGCAGCTGCGGACCTTCGTGACGGGCGACCTCCTGCAGACGCTGCTGCCGGTGTTCGACGACATCGACGCGGCCCGGCAGGCGGGCGACCTCACCGACGGCCCGTTCGCGGCGATCGCGAACAAGCTCGAGGAGACCCTCGTGCGGCACGGGCTGGTGCGCCTCGGGGAGGTCGGGGAGAAGTTCGACCCCAACGTCCACGAGGCGGTGCTGCAGCAGCCCACGAGCGAGGTCGAGCCGGACCAGGTCTCGATGGTGCTGCGCTCCGGCTTCCGGATCGGCGAGCGCGTGGTGCGGCCGGCCCAGGTCGCCGTCGCGGTCGCCGAGTGAGGCCGGACCCGGCCTGATCCCGGCGACG is from Kocuria rosea and encodes:
- a CDS encoding nucleotide exchange factor GrpE, giving the protein MSMPDPTPGPDENADDHGAGSVPGDHAAHPGEQSAQDSGAGAREEAGPEGLTVDDILSTPQSTEAESGDAAPAPAAAEDSPAAALAEERLEELRRLQAEFVNFKHRTAREKEQLRTFVTGDLLQTLLPVFDDIDAARQAGDLTDGPFAAIANKLEETLVRHGLVRLGEVGEKFDPNVHEAVLQQPTSEVEPDQVSMVLRSGFRIGERVVRPAQVAVAVAE